From a region of the Stegostoma tigrinum isolate sSteTig4 chromosome 25, sSteTig4.hap1, whole genome shotgun sequence genome:
- the cdhr5-rs gene encoding uncharacterized protein cdhr5-rs isoform X2 translates to MDTNTTLKAHRLIVSLLLIKFIPVLMEGNRCSGGHDLYVDIKENSPNGTVIAKLTVNGNLSSHEINLNLTGTDMKWFQLDEEVVKLNVLPSRQLDRELLSMPLLFATITCTDVTSSDQIQYRLVVQVLNENDNPPMFLKENVQQVNISEFTPVGNVVFTLQAHDRDGDDLIYMIDGASSDAEFFIINLPSSGKVHLAQQLDFEVKKELELIVYAMEVNTKEKYNTTAKITINVLDGDDQYPRFLPCNFLSHGASRICVNPIYTGNVTEARLPFHALQLSPGSILAEDGDKGLQTPVLYSILEGDDNGRFEISNITGAIMMRWPVRSYEQNPSFSLTIMASQVDDPSKYTVTKVLIHVLIQNRHRPRFNKIEYKGFVQEQPTPFALVVTYGNKPLLVKAVDQDFKNGRNPKLIYTLKNQSNHTQLYQITQEGLLLARTNRLHAHEKYMLQIVGSDNDSGDTVSTKVNVEVLHSSQPVPTGLPKGSRKHSSKEMGLLGGIIGVLLLLLIVAFILLVYNLRHRHRQHRQRGSVAAELNTNVVNTSKPEQPCRNLAYINEAFSNWNEEVNNGGTTYNQGEISNELLDAAPVQEQECPIKPILTNGKFASCESICVKADVMGEEISTDTGHQYKECNNEEHRVNSNCPLGVNLQLPDKSGLEERPLWENKKEQIEVVKKTVQEATGQARTVPEEMKSSVFTERQELTANMTDGQEYSISAAGLAALMTAAGIKHLVPEIEQGHPVNMLRQQEHIICSKKTAGAVDTMVGDAMEEGTVGTKSPVAPQQPAATKEHPLVEKQPVIEVIMEHPMAVLYPTFTDHPVKVENAVATVSPASTEYAVVVQHQVEAKNPVEMEDPGVTMQQATMKMTADYPAATENSVSEDMLIHCPTTGLTTEVLEGAEETEDTATIKPSIETSVVVTKCPVAEDGIERLVTEGLAIEVQSITQLDAEDSSAEESTIKEPEGETPTEGQMEAKRSPSVAGVDLELLGAVRIDSAAGEISLESIRHPAPGMVRECSVVPVGSPDTDYSAALERGDSSVTFRKSTTNMVML, encoded by the exons ATGGACACTAACACTACACTAAAGGCTCACAGGCTGATTGTAAGCTTGTTGCTCATCAAGTTTATACCAGTCCTCATGGAAG GTAACCGGTGTTCAGGAGGGCATGACCTGTATGTTGATATTAAAGAGAACAGTCCGAATGGCACAGTCATCGCAAAGCTCACTGTAAATGGCAACCTTTCCAGCCATGAAATCAACTTGAATCTGACAGGAACGGATATGAAGTGGTTTCAACTGGACGAGGAAGTTGTCAAGCTGAATGTGTTACCTTCCAGACAGTTGGATCGAGAG CTACTGTCCATGCCCCTTCTTTTTGCCACGATAACCTGTACAGATGTTACATCTTCAGATCAG ATCCAGTACAGGCTAGTGGTGCAGGTACTTAATGAAAATGACAATCCACCAATGTTCCTTAAAGAAAATGTTCAGCAAGTCAACATCAGTGAG TTCACGCCAGTCGGCAATGTTGTCTTCACACTACAAGCACATGACAGGGACGGGGATGACCTCATCTACATGATTGATGGCGCATCG AGTGATGCAGAATTCTTCATAATCAACTTACCAAGCAGTGGAAAGGTCCATTTGGCCCAGCAACTAGACTTTGAGGTGAAAAAGGAATTGGAGCTGATAGTTTATGCCATG GAAGTGAATACTAAAGAGAAATACAACACAACAGCGAAAATTACCATCAATGTATTAGATGGGGATGACCAATACCCAAGATTCCTTCCCTGCAATTTCCTGTCACATGGAGCATCCAGGATTTGTGTCAATCCAATCTACACAGGAAATGTCACAGAGGCAAGGCTACCG TTTCATGCTCTCCAACTCTCCCCAGGCTCCATATTAGCAGAGGATGGAGACAAAGGACTTCAGACACCAGTTTTATACTCGATCCTTGAAG GTGACGATAATGGCAGATTTGAAATCAGCAATATTACTGGAGCGATAATGATGAGGTGGCCAGTCCGGAGCTATGAACAAAATCCATCATTCTCTCTGACAATCATG GCCTCTCAAGTGGATGACCCTAGCAAATACACAGTGACTAAGGTGTTGATTCACGTCCTGATCCAGAATCGTCATCGGCCACGGTTTAACAAGATCGAGTATAAAGGATTTGTTCAGGAGCAACCTACCCCTTTCGCCCTGGTAGTCACTTATGGAAATAAACCCTTATTAGTGAAAGCAGTGGATCAAGATTTCAAAAAT GGCAGAAACCCAAAACTTATCTACACCCTGAAAAATCAGTCCAATCACACACAGCTATACCAGATCACACAGGAAGGTCTCCTACTTGCTCGAACTAATCGACTGCATGCGCATGAAAAGTACATGCTGCAG ATTGTTGGATCCGATAATGATTCAGGGGACACGGTCAGCACCAAGGTCAATGTTGAAGTTCTTCACTCAAGTCAGCCAG TTCCAACTGGACTCCCCAAAGGAAGCAGGAAGCACAGCTCTAAGGAAATGGGATTGTTGGGAGGAATCATTGGCGTATTACTCCTCCTCCTTATTGTCGCATTTATCCTACTTGTGTATAACCTGAGGCATCGACACAGGCAACATAGACAAAGGGGCAGTGTTGCAGCAGAACTAAATACCAATGTG GTTAACACCAGCAAGCCAGAACAACCCTGCAGGAATCTAGCCTATATAAATGAGGCCTTCAGTAATTGGAATGAAGAAGTGAACAATGGTGGTACCACGTACAATCAGGGGGAAATCTCAAATGAACTGCTTGATGCTGCACCAGTTCAAGAACAAGAGTGTCCCATCAAACCCATCTTGACGAATGGAAAATTTGCTTCCTGCGAGTCCATTTGTGTCAAAGCTGATGTAATGGGAGAGGAAATTAGTACTGACACTGGACACCAATATAAAGAATGTAACAATGAGGAGCACAGAGTAAATAGCAATTGCCCATTAGGAGTAAACTTGCAATTACCAGATAAGTCTGGCTTGGAGGAAAGGCCACTATGGGAAAATAAGAAGGAGCAAATTGAAGTTGTAAAGAAAACTGTACAAGAAGCAACAGGGCAAGCAAGAACTGTGCCAGAAGAAATGAAAAGCTCTGTTTTTACAGAAAGACAAGAGCTTACAGCAAATATGACAGACGGGCAAGAGTATTCAATATCTGCAGCAGGTCTTGCAGCCCTCATGACTGCTGCAGGGATAAAGCACTTGGTACCTGAAATAGAACAAGGACACCCAGTGAACATGTTAAGACAACAAGAGCACATAATATGTTCCAAGAAAACAGCAGGTGCAGTGGACACAATGGTAGGAGATGCAATGGAAGAAGGTACAGTGGGTACAAAAAGCCCAGTAGCCCCACAGCAGCCAGCAGCAACAAAAGAGCATCCATTAGTTGAAAAGCAACCTGTGATAGAAGTAATAATGGAGCATCCAATGGCAGTACTATATCCAACATTCACAGACCATCCAGTGAAAGTAGAAAATGCAGTGGCAACAGTATCTCCAGCATCAACAGAGTATGCAGTGGTAGTACAACATCAAGTGGAAGCCAAGAATCCAGTAGAAATGGAGGATCCAGGGGTTACAATGCAGCAAGCGACAATGAAAATGACAGCAGACTATCCAGCTGCCACAGAGAATTCAGTATCAGAAGACATGCTTATACACTGTCCAACCACAGGACTAACTACAGAGGTATTGGAAGGAGCAGAGGAAACTGAAGACACAGCAACAATAAAGCCATCTATAGAAACTTCAGTGGTGGTCACAAAGTGTCCAGTGGCAGAAGATGGTATAGAACGGCTAGTTACAGAAGGACTGGCCATTGAGGTTCAGTCAATCACACAGCTGGATGCGGAAGATTCATCAGCAGAAGAATCAACCATAAAGGAGCCAGAGGGAGAAACACCTACAGAGGGTCAAATGGAAGCCAAAAGAAGCCCATCAGTAGCAGGAGTGGATTTAGAGCTCTTAGGGGCAGTTAGGATTGACTCAGCAGCAGGAGAAATAAGCCTAGAATCTATAAGGCATCCAGCACCTGGTATGGTCAGAGAATGTTCAGTGGTTCCAGTGGGTTCACCAGATACAGATTACTCAGCAGCTCTTGAAAGAGGAGACAGTTCTGTAACTTTCAGGAAAAGCACCACAAATATGGTGATGCTTTAG
- the cdhr5-rs gene encoding uncharacterized protein cdhr5-rs isoform X3: MDTNTTLKAHRLIVSLLLIKFIPVLMEGNRCSGGHDLYVDIKENSPNGTVIAKLTVNGNLSSHEINLNLTGTDMKWFQLDEEVVKLNVLPSRQLDRELLSMPLLFATITCTDVTSSDQIQYRLVVQVLNENDNPPMFLKENVQQVNISEFTPVGNVVFTLQAHDRDGDDLIYMIDGASEVNTKEKYNTTAKITINVLDGDDQYPRFLPCNFLSHGASRICVNPIYTGNVTEARLPFHALQLSPGSILAEDGDKGLQTPVLYSILEGDDNGRFEISNITGAIMMRWPVRSYEQNPSFSLTIMASQVDDPSKYTVTKVLIHVLIQNRHRPRFNKIEYKGFVQEQPTPFALVVTYGNKPLLVKAVDQDFKNGRNPKLIYTLKNQSNHTQLYQITQEGLLLARTNRLHAHEKYMLQIVGSDNDSGDTVSTKVNVEVLHSSQPVPTGLPKGSRKHSSKEMGLLGGIIGVLLLLLIVAFILLVYNLRHRHRQHRQRGSVAAELNTNVKLKWFQLVNTSKPEQPCRNLAYINEAFSNWNEEVNNGGTTYNQGEISNELLDAAPVQEQECPIKPILTNGKFASCESICVKADVMGEEISTDTGHQYKECNNEEHRVNSNCPLGVNLQLPDKSGLEERPLWENKKEQIEVVKKTVQEATGQARTVPEEMKSSVFTERQELTANMTDGQEYSISAAGLAALMTAAGIKHLVPEIEQGHPVNMLRQQEHIICSKKTAGAVDTMVGDAMEEGTVGTKSPVAPQQPAATKEHPLVEKQPVIEVIMEHPMAVLYPTFTDHPVKVENAVATVSPASTEYAVVVQHQVEAKNPVEMEDPGVTMQQATMKMTADYPAATENSVSEDMLIHCPTTGLTTEVLEGAEETEDTATIKPSIETSVVVTKCPVAEDGIERLVTEGLAIEVQSITQLDAEDSSAEESTIKEPEGETPTEGQMEAKRSPSVAGVDLELLGAVRIDSAAGEISLESIRHPAPGMVRECSVVPVGSPDTDYSAALERGDSSVTFRKSTTNMVML, translated from the exons ATGGACACTAACACTACACTAAAGGCTCACAGGCTGATTGTAAGCTTGTTGCTCATCAAGTTTATACCAGTCCTCATGGAAG GTAACCGGTGTTCAGGAGGGCATGACCTGTATGTTGATATTAAAGAGAACAGTCCGAATGGCACAGTCATCGCAAAGCTCACTGTAAATGGCAACCTTTCCAGCCATGAAATCAACTTGAATCTGACAGGAACGGATATGAAGTGGTTTCAACTGGACGAGGAAGTTGTCAAGCTGAATGTGTTACCTTCCAGACAGTTGGATCGAGAG CTACTGTCCATGCCCCTTCTTTTTGCCACGATAACCTGTACAGATGTTACATCTTCAGATCAG ATCCAGTACAGGCTAGTGGTGCAGGTACTTAATGAAAATGACAATCCACCAATGTTCCTTAAAGAAAATGTTCAGCAAGTCAACATCAGTGAG TTCACGCCAGTCGGCAATGTTGTCTTCACACTACAAGCACATGACAGGGACGGGGATGACCTCATCTACATGATTGATGGCGCATCG GAAGTGAATACTAAAGAGAAATACAACACAACAGCGAAAATTACCATCAATGTATTAGATGGGGATGACCAATACCCAAGATTCCTTCCCTGCAATTTCCTGTCACATGGAGCATCCAGGATTTGTGTCAATCCAATCTACACAGGAAATGTCACAGAGGCAAGGCTACCG TTTCATGCTCTCCAACTCTCCCCAGGCTCCATATTAGCAGAGGATGGAGACAAAGGACTTCAGACACCAGTTTTATACTCGATCCTTGAAG GTGACGATAATGGCAGATTTGAAATCAGCAATATTACTGGAGCGATAATGATGAGGTGGCCAGTCCGGAGCTATGAACAAAATCCATCATTCTCTCTGACAATCATG GCCTCTCAAGTGGATGACCCTAGCAAATACACAGTGACTAAGGTGTTGATTCACGTCCTGATCCAGAATCGTCATCGGCCACGGTTTAACAAGATCGAGTATAAAGGATTTGTTCAGGAGCAACCTACCCCTTTCGCCCTGGTAGTCACTTATGGAAATAAACCCTTATTAGTGAAAGCAGTGGATCAAGATTTCAAAAAT GGCAGAAACCCAAAACTTATCTACACCCTGAAAAATCAGTCCAATCACACACAGCTATACCAGATCACACAGGAAGGTCTCCTACTTGCTCGAACTAATCGACTGCATGCGCATGAAAAGTACATGCTGCAG ATTGTTGGATCCGATAATGATTCAGGGGACACGGTCAGCACCAAGGTCAATGTTGAAGTTCTTCACTCAAGTCAGCCAG TTCCAACTGGACTCCCCAAAGGAAGCAGGAAGCACAGCTCTAAGGAAATGGGATTGTTGGGAGGAATCATTGGCGTATTACTCCTCCTCCTTATTGTCGCATTTATCCTACTTGTGTATAACCTGAGGCATCGACACAGGCAACATAGACAAAGGGGCAGTGTTGCAGCAGAACTAAATACCAATGTG AAGTTAAAGTGGTTCCAGCTG GTTAACACCAGCAAGCCAGAACAACCCTGCAGGAATCTAGCCTATATAAATGAGGCCTTCAGTAATTGGAATGAAGAAGTGAACAATGGTGGTACCACGTACAATCAGGGGGAAATCTCAAATGAACTGCTTGATGCTGCACCAGTTCAAGAACAAGAGTGTCCCATCAAACCCATCTTGACGAATGGAAAATTTGCTTCCTGCGAGTCCATTTGTGTCAAAGCTGATGTAATGGGAGAGGAAATTAGTACTGACACTGGACACCAATATAAAGAATGTAACAATGAGGAGCACAGAGTAAATAGCAATTGCCCATTAGGAGTAAACTTGCAATTACCAGATAAGTCTGGCTTGGAGGAAAGGCCACTATGGGAAAATAAGAAGGAGCAAATTGAAGTTGTAAAGAAAACTGTACAAGAAGCAACAGGGCAAGCAAGAACTGTGCCAGAAGAAATGAAAAGCTCTGTTTTTACAGAAAGACAAGAGCTTACAGCAAATATGACAGACGGGCAAGAGTATTCAATATCTGCAGCAGGTCTTGCAGCCCTCATGACTGCTGCAGGGATAAAGCACTTGGTACCTGAAATAGAACAAGGACACCCAGTGAACATGTTAAGACAACAAGAGCACATAATATGTTCCAAGAAAACAGCAGGTGCAGTGGACACAATGGTAGGAGATGCAATGGAAGAAGGTACAGTGGGTACAAAAAGCCCAGTAGCCCCACAGCAGCCAGCAGCAACAAAAGAGCATCCATTAGTTGAAAAGCAACCTGTGATAGAAGTAATAATGGAGCATCCAATGGCAGTACTATATCCAACATTCACAGACCATCCAGTGAAAGTAGAAAATGCAGTGGCAACAGTATCTCCAGCATCAACAGAGTATGCAGTGGTAGTACAACATCAAGTGGAAGCCAAGAATCCAGTAGAAATGGAGGATCCAGGGGTTACAATGCAGCAAGCGACAATGAAAATGACAGCAGACTATCCAGCTGCCACAGAGAATTCAGTATCAGAAGACATGCTTATACACTGTCCAACCACAGGACTAACTACAGAGGTATTGGAAGGAGCAGAGGAAACTGAAGACACAGCAACAATAAAGCCATCTATAGAAACTTCAGTGGTGGTCACAAAGTGTCCAGTGGCAGAAGATGGTATAGAACGGCTAGTTACAGAAGGACTGGCCATTGAGGTTCAGTCAATCACACAGCTGGATGCGGAAGATTCATCAGCAGAAGAATCAACCATAAAGGAGCCAGAGGGAGAAACACCTACAGAGGGTCAAATGGAAGCCAAAAGAAGCCCATCAGTAGCAGGAGTGGATTTAGAGCTCTTAGGGGCAGTTAGGATTGACTCAGCAGCAGGAGAAATAAGCCTAGAATCTATAAGGCATCCAGCACCTGGTATGGTCAGAGAATGTTCAGTGGTTCCAGTGGGTTCACCAGATACAGATTACTCAGCAGCTCTTGAAAGAGGAGACAGTTCTGTAACTTTCAGGAAAAGCACCACAAATATGGTGATGCTTTAG
- the cdhr5-rs gene encoding uncharacterized protein cdhr5-rs isoform X1: MDTNTTLKAHRLIVSLLLIKFIPVLMEGNRCSGGHDLYVDIKENSPNGTVIAKLTVNGNLSSHEINLNLTGTDMKWFQLDEEVVKLNVLPSRQLDRELLSMPLLFATITCTDVTSSDQIQYRLVVQVLNENDNPPMFLKENVQQVNISEFTPVGNVVFTLQAHDRDGDDLIYMIDGASSDAEFFIINLPSSGKVHLAQQLDFEVKKELELIVYAMEVNTKEKYNTTAKITINVLDGDDQYPRFLPCNFLSHGASRICVNPIYTGNVTEARLPFHALQLSPGSILAEDGDKGLQTPVLYSILEGDDNGRFEISNITGAIMMRWPVRSYEQNPSFSLTIMASQVDDPSKYTVTKVLIHVLIQNRHRPRFNKIEYKGFVQEQPTPFALVVTYGNKPLLVKAVDQDFKNGRNPKLIYTLKNQSNHTQLYQITQEGLLLARTNRLHAHEKYMLQIVGSDNDSGDTVSTKVNVEVLHSSQPVPTGLPKGSRKHSSKEMGLLGGIIGVLLLLLIVAFILLVYNLRHRHRQHRQRGSVAAELNTNVKLKWFQLVNTSKPEQPCRNLAYINEAFSNWNEEVNNGGTTYNQGEISNELLDAAPVQEQECPIKPILTNGKFASCESICVKADVMGEEISTDTGHQYKECNNEEHRVNSNCPLGVNLQLPDKSGLEERPLWENKKEQIEVVKKTVQEATGQARTVPEEMKSSVFTERQELTANMTDGQEYSISAAGLAALMTAAGIKHLVPEIEQGHPVNMLRQQEHIICSKKTAGAVDTMVGDAMEEGTVGTKSPVAPQQPAATKEHPLVEKQPVIEVIMEHPMAVLYPTFTDHPVKVENAVATVSPASTEYAVVVQHQVEAKNPVEMEDPGVTMQQATMKMTADYPAATENSVSEDMLIHCPTTGLTTEVLEGAEETEDTATIKPSIETSVVVTKCPVAEDGIERLVTEGLAIEVQSITQLDAEDSSAEESTIKEPEGETPTEGQMEAKRSPSVAGVDLELLGAVRIDSAAGEISLESIRHPAPGMVRECSVVPVGSPDTDYSAALERGDSSVTFRKSTTNMVML, encoded by the exons ATGGACACTAACACTACACTAAAGGCTCACAGGCTGATTGTAAGCTTGTTGCTCATCAAGTTTATACCAGTCCTCATGGAAG GTAACCGGTGTTCAGGAGGGCATGACCTGTATGTTGATATTAAAGAGAACAGTCCGAATGGCACAGTCATCGCAAAGCTCACTGTAAATGGCAACCTTTCCAGCCATGAAATCAACTTGAATCTGACAGGAACGGATATGAAGTGGTTTCAACTGGACGAGGAAGTTGTCAAGCTGAATGTGTTACCTTCCAGACAGTTGGATCGAGAG CTACTGTCCATGCCCCTTCTTTTTGCCACGATAACCTGTACAGATGTTACATCTTCAGATCAG ATCCAGTACAGGCTAGTGGTGCAGGTACTTAATGAAAATGACAATCCACCAATGTTCCTTAAAGAAAATGTTCAGCAAGTCAACATCAGTGAG TTCACGCCAGTCGGCAATGTTGTCTTCACACTACAAGCACATGACAGGGACGGGGATGACCTCATCTACATGATTGATGGCGCATCG AGTGATGCAGAATTCTTCATAATCAACTTACCAAGCAGTGGAAAGGTCCATTTGGCCCAGCAACTAGACTTTGAGGTGAAAAAGGAATTGGAGCTGATAGTTTATGCCATG GAAGTGAATACTAAAGAGAAATACAACACAACAGCGAAAATTACCATCAATGTATTAGATGGGGATGACCAATACCCAAGATTCCTTCCCTGCAATTTCCTGTCACATGGAGCATCCAGGATTTGTGTCAATCCAATCTACACAGGAAATGTCACAGAGGCAAGGCTACCG TTTCATGCTCTCCAACTCTCCCCAGGCTCCATATTAGCAGAGGATGGAGACAAAGGACTTCAGACACCAGTTTTATACTCGATCCTTGAAG GTGACGATAATGGCAGATTTGAAATCAGCAATATTACTGGAGCGATAATGATGAGGTGGCCAGTCCGGAGCTATGAACAAAATCCATCATTCTCTCTGACAATCATG GCCTCTCAAGTGGATGACCCTAGCAAATACACAGTGACTAAGGTGTTGATTCACGTCCTGATCCAGAATCGTCATCGGCCACGGTTTAACAAGATCGAGTATAAAGGATTTGTTCAGGAGCAACCTACCCCTTTCGCCCTGGTAGTCACTTATGGAAATAAACCCTTATTAGTGAAAGCAGTGGATCAAGATTTCAAAAAT GGCAGAAACCCAAAACTTATCTACACCCTGAAAAATCAGTCCAATCACACACAGCTATACCAGATCACACAGGAAGGTCTCCTACTTGCTCGAACTAATCGACTGCATGCGCATGAAAAGTACATGCTGCAG ATTGTTGGATCCGATAATGATTCAGGGGACACGGTCAGCACCAAGGTCAATGTTGAAGTTCTTCACTCAAGTCAGCCAG TTCCAACTGGACTCCCCAAAGGAAGCAGGAAGCACAGCTCTAAGGAAATGGGATTGTTGGGAGGAATCATTGGCGTATTACTCCTCCTCCTTATTGTCGCATTTATCCTACTTGTGTATAACCTGAGGCATCGACACAGGCAACATAGACAAAGGGGCAGTGTTGCAGCAGAACTAAATACCAATGTG AAGTTAAAGTGGTTCCAGCTG GTTAACACCAGCAAGCCAGAACAACCCTGCAGGAATCTAGCCTATATAAATGAGGCCTTCAGTAATTGGAATGAAGAAGTGAACAATGGTGGTACCACGTACAATCAGGGGGAAATCTCAAATGAACTGCTTGATGCTGCACCAGTTCAAGAACAAGAGTGTCCCATCAAACCCATCTTGACGAATGGAAAATTTGCTTCCTGCGAGTCCATTTGTGTCAAAGCTGATGTAATGGGAGAGGAAATTAGTACTGACACTGGACACCAATATAAAGAATGTAACAATGAGGAGCACAGAGTAAATAGCAATTGCCCATTAGGAGTAAACTTGCAATTACCAGATAAGTCTGGCTTGGAGGAAAGGCCACTATGGGAAAATAAGAAGGAGCAAATTGAAGTTGTAAAGAAAACTGTACAAGAAGCAACAGGGCAAGCAAGAACTGTGCCAGAAGAAATGAAAAGCTCTGTTTTTACAGAAAGACAAGAGCTTACAGCAAATATGACAGACGGGCAAGAGTATTCAATATCTGCAGCAGGTCTTGCAGCCCTCATGACTGCTGCAGGGATAAAGCACTTGGTACCTGAAATAGAACAAGGACACCCAGTGAACATGTTAAGACAACAAGAGCACATAATATGTTCCAAGAAAACAGCAGGTGCAGTGGACACAATGGTAGGAGATGCAATGGAAGAAGGTACAGTGGGTACAAAAAGCCCAGTAGCCCCACAGCAGCCAGCAGCAACAAAAGAGCATCCATTAGTTGAAAAGCAACCTGTGATAGAAGTAATAATGGAGCATCCAATGGCAGTACTATATCCAACATTCACAGACCATCCAGTGAAAGTAGAAAATGCAGTGGCAACAGTATCTCCAGCATCAACAGAGTATGCAGTGGTAGTACAACATCAAGTGGAAGCCAAGAATCCAGTAGAAATGGAGGATCCAGGGGTTACAATGCAGCAAGCGACAATGAAAATGACAGCAGACTATCCAGCTGCCACAGAGAATTCAGTATCAGAAGACATGCTTATACACTGTCCAACCACAGGACTAACTACAGAGGTATTGGAAGGAGCAGAGGAAACTGAAGACACAGCAACAATAAAGCCATCTATAGAAACTTCAGTGGTGGTCACAAAGTGTCCAGTGGCAGAAGATGGTATAGAACGGCTAGTTACAGAAGGACTGGCCATTGAGGTTCAGTCAATCACACAGCTGGATGCGGAAGATTCATCAGCAGAAGAATCAACCATAAAGGAGCCAGAGGGAGAAACACCTACAGAGGGTCAAATGGAAGCCAAAAGAAGCCCATCAGTAGCAGGAGTGGATTTAGAGCTCTTAGGGGCAGTTAGGATTGACTCAGCAGCAGGAGAAATAAGCCTAGAATCTATAAGGCATCCAGCACCTGGTATGGTCAGAGAATGTTCAGTGGTTCCAGTGGGTTCACCAGATACAGATTACTCAGCAGCTCTTGAAAGAGGAGACAGTTCTGTAACTTTCAGGAAAAGCACCACAAATATGGTGATGCTTTAG